A stretch of Corallococcus macrosporus DNA encodes these proteins:
- a CDS encoding histidine phosphatase family protein, with amino-acid sequence MGALYLIRHGQASFGAKDYDKLSDVGVQQARVLGEALRSRLPKVDAVVTGTMLRHLETAESCLVGLGQRVGVQTMEGFNEFDHVEIVERHTPRYADPMVMREELAATKDPRRAFQEVFTQAVGRWVAGGHDTEYRESWPAFKKRCLQALATLVTSLGPSRTALVFTSGGPITAISQDLLGIPDAHAFRTNWTLANCGITKVLYSERGRYLSTLNEHGHFEGEHRALITYR; translated from the coding sequence ATGGGCGCGCTCTACCTCATCCGCCACGGCCAGGCGTCCTTTGGCGCGAAGGACTACGACAAGCTGTCGGACGTGGGCGTGCAGCAGGCGCGCGTGCTCGGCGAGGCGCTGCGCTCACGGCTGCCAAAGGTGGACGCCGTGGTGACGGGCACGATGCTGCGCCACCTGGAGACTGCGGAGTCCTGCCTCGTGGGGCTGGGACAGCGGGTGGGCGTCCAGACAATGGAGGGCTTCAACGAGTTCGACCACGTGGAGATCGTCGAACGGCACACGCCGCGCTACGCCGACCCCATGGTGATGCGGGAGGAGCTGGCCGCGACGAAGGATCCGCGCCGCGCCTTCCAGGAGGTGTTCACCCAGGCCGTGGGACGCTGGGTCGCGGGCGGACATGACACCGAGTACCGGGAGTCCTGGCCCGCCTTCAAGAAGCGCTGCCTTCAGGCACTGGCGACGCTCGTGACGTCGCTGGGGCCCTCGCGGACGGCGCTGGTGTTCACTTCCGGCGGTCCCATCACGGCCATCAGCCAGGACCTGCTGGGCATCCCGGATGCGCACGCGTTCCGGACGAACTGGACGCTGGCGAACTGTGGAATCACGAAGGTCCTCTACAGCGAGCGGGGCCGGTATCTGTCCACGCTCAACGAGCACGGACACTTCGAGGGCGAACACCGCGCGCTCATCACCTACCGCTGA
- a CDS encoding acyl-CoA dehydrogenase family protein — MDFQPSARTTEYLERVKRFMSDHIEPVEAEYLQALHAMEAGGDWRQWKVPPVMVELKARARAEGLWNLFLPDAKLGAGLSTLEYAPLAEAMGRSFMAPEVFNCSAPDTGNMEVLWRYGSPEQQEQWLKPLLAGDIRSVFCMTEPDAASSDATNMQATAEVDGDHVVLNGKKWWSSGLGHPNAKVAIFMGRTSQAGADRHHQHSMVLVPLDAPGVEIIRMLPVYGDHDAPHGHGEVHFHDVRLPRSAIISGPGMGFEIAQGRLGPGRIHHCMRCIGAAERALELMIDRGMGRTAFGKPLLNLGGNRERVAEARIAIDQARLLTLYAAWKLDDVGALGAMTEISAIKVVAPNVLQQVVDDAIQVHGGAGVSRDTPLAGFFAQARSLRIADGPDEVHKGVITRIELAKRGFSKGG, encoded by the coding sequence ATGGACTTCCAGCCCTCCGCCAGGACGACCGAATACCTGGAGCGCGTGAAGCGCTTCATGTCCGACCACATCGAGCCGGTGGAGGCCGAGTACCTCCAGGCCCTGCACGCGATGGAGGCCGGCGGAGACTGGCGCCAGTGGAAGGTGCCGCCCGTGATGGTGGAGCTCAAGGCCCGAGCCAGGGCCGAAGGACTGTGGAACCTCTTCCTCCCGGACGCGAAGCTGGGTGCGGGCCTGAGCACGCTGGAGTACGCGCCGCTCGCGGAAGCCATGGGCCGCAGCTTCATGGCGCCCGAGGTCTTCAACTGCAGCGCCCCGGACACCGGCAACATGGAGGTGCTCTGGCGCTACGGCTCTCCGGAGCAGCAGGAGCAGTGGCTCAAGCCGCTGCTCGCGGGCGACATCCGCTCCGTGTTCTGCATGACGGAGCCGGACGCCGCGTCGTCGGACGCCACCAACATGCAGGCCACCGCCGAGGTGGACGGCGACCACGTGGTGCTCAACGGCAAGAAGTGGTGGTCCAGCGGCCTGGGTCACCCCAACGCGAAGGTGGCCATCTTCATGGGCCGCACGTCGCAGGCGGGCGCGGACCGCCACCACCAGCACTCCATGGTCCTGGTGCCGCTGGACGCGCCGGGCGTGGAGATCATCCGCATGCTGCCCGTCTACGGCGACCATGACGCCCCGCACGGCCACGGCGAGGTGCACTTCCACGACGTGCGGCTGCCCAGGTCCGCCATCATCTCCGGGCCGGGCATGGGCTTTGAGATCGCGCAGGGCCGGCTGGGCCCGGGCCGCATCCATCACTGCATGCGGTGCATCGGCGCGGCGGAGCGGGCGCTGGAGCTGATGATCGACCGTGGCATGGGTCGCACCGCGTTCGGCAAGCCGCTCCTCAACCTGGGCGGCAACCGCGAGCGCGTGGCGGAGGCGAGAATCGCCATCGACCAGGCCCGCCTGCTCACGCTCTACGCGGCGTGGAAGCTGGACGACGTGGGCGCGCTGGGGGCGATGACGGAGATTTCGGCCATCAAGGTCGTGGCGCCCAACGTGCTCCAGCAGGTGGTGGACGACGCCATCCAGGTGCACGGTGGCGCGGGCGTGTCGCGCGACACGCCGCTCGCGGGCTTCTTCGCCCAGGCGCGCAGCCTGCGCATCGCGGACGGCCCGGATGAGGTCCACAAGGGCGTCATCACCCGCATCGAGCTCGCGAAGCGCGGCTTCAGCAAGGGAGGTTGA
- a CDS encoding biotin-dependent carboxyltransferase family protein — protein sequence MSTWLEIVGLGAPATVQDGGRPGVMHHGVPPGGAWVPELLVAANRAVGNAPGAAALEAFGRLELRARGRDVRVSVDGAAQSLLADGATLTVPAPTRYAVRYVAVDGALAVPEVLGGQGTLWVARLGGWEGRPLHNGDRLPLGPPATPGAPPSEADLSRLTEALAPTAPLRVLLGPDASRFGDSAVELLLGSSFTVSPSSDRVGQRLDGPPVPHGDEGAGTSRPMVRGAIQVTLSGTPIVLGPDHPTTGGYPLIAAVIRADWGRLGARRPGAPVRFQAVSLEEARHAWKGHPGATSDPAPPILGP from the coding sequence ATGAGCACCTGGCTGGAGATTGTCGGCCTTGGCGCGCCCGCCACGGTGCAGGACGGTGGACGGCCCGGGGTCATGCACCACGGCGTGCCTCCTGGCGGTGCGTGGGTGCCGGAGCTGCTCGTCGCGGCGAACCGCGCGGTGGGCAATGCACCGGGCGCGGCGGCGCTGGAAGCCTTCGGCCGGTTGGAGCTGCGCGCCCGGGGTCGCGACGTGCGCGTGTCCGTGGATGGCGCAGCTCAGAGCCTCCTCGCGGACGGCGCCACGCTCACCGTGCCCGCCCCCACCCGGTATGCCGTGCGCTACGTGGCCGTGGATGGTGCGCTCGCGGTTCCCGAAGTCCTCGGTGGCCAGGGCACCCTTTGGGTGGCCCGCCTGGGCGGATGGGAGGGACGCCCCCTGCACAACGGCGACCGGCTCCCGCTGGGTCCTCCCGCCACACCGGGCGCGCCCCCTTCCGAAGCCGACCTGTCACGTCTCACCGAGGCCCTGGCCCCCACCGCCCCGCTGCGCGTGCTCCTGGGCCCGGATGCGTCCCGCTTCGGCGACTCGGCCGTGGAGCTCCTCCTGGGCAGCAGCTTCACCGTGTCGCCTTCCAGTGACCGCGTGGGACAGCGGCTGGACGGACCTCCCGTCCCCCACGGCGATGAAGGCGCGGGCACCTCGCGCCCCATGGTTCGCGGCGCCATCCAGGTCACCCTCTCCGGGACGCCCATCGTCCTGGGCCCGGACCACCCCACCACCGGGGGCTACCCGCTCATCGCCGCCGTCATCCGCGCGGACTGGGGCCGGCTGGGGGCTCGCCGTCCGGGCGCCCCGGTGCGCTTCCAGGCCGTCTCGCTGGAAGAAGCGCGGCACGCATGGAAGGGCCACCCGGGGGCAACTTCGGACCCGGCCCCGCCGATACTGGGGCCATGA
- a CDS encoding phosphotransferase family protein has protein sequence MTTPVSIPLDEGKAVRSGEALDVPAVDAWLKAHVPSLQGTPEVTQYTGGASNWTYRLKYENRDLILRRPPSGTKAKSAHDMSREYTVQQALKPAYPVVPTMVGLCQDPAVLGAEFYVMERIPGLIPRKHLPKGLNLDKARTRQLCLNVVDQLIALHGVDAQAVGLTSLGKGPGYPQRQISGWSDRYEKARTWNVPRMKRTREWLAAHVPPDIKTCVIHNDWRFDNVVLKSEDPTQVIGVLDWEMATLGDPLMDLGNTLAYWVQADDDAFLRMTRRQPTDLPGMLTREEVVAYYLERTGLKPANWTFYEVYGVFRLAVIAQQIYYRYHHKQTRNPAFKNYWLIVNYLAYRCRQLIKKAGG, from the coding sequence ATGACGACCCCGGTCTCCATCCCGCTGGACGAGGGCAAGGCGGTGCGCTCCGGCGAGGCGCTGGACGTGCCCGCGGTGGACGCGTGGCTGAAGGCCCATGTGCCCTCGCTCCAGGGCACGCCGGAGGTGACGCAGTACACGGGCGGCGCCTCCAACTGGACCTACCGGCTCAAGTACGAGAACCGCGACCTCATCCTGCGCAGGCCGCCCTCGGGTACCAAGGCGAAGTCCGCGCACGACATGTCGCGCGAGTACACCGTGCAGCAGGCCCTCAAGCCCGCGTACCCGGTGGTGCCCACCATGGTGGGGCTGTGCCAGGACCCGGCCGTGCTGGGCGCGGAGTTCTACGTGATGGAGCGCATCCCCGGCCTCATCCCGCGCAAGCACCTGCCCAAGGGGCTCAACCTGGACAAGGCCCGCACGCGCCAGCTGTGCCTCAACGTCGTGGATCAGCTCATCGCGCTGCACGGCGTGGACGCTCAGGCGGTGGGCCTGACGTCGCTGGGCAAGGGGCCGGGCTATCCGCAGCGTCAGATCTCCGGCTGGTCCGACCGCTACGAGAAGGCGCGCACCTGGAACGTGCCCCGGATGAAGCGCACGCGCGAGTGGCTGGCCGCGCACGTCCCGCCGGACATCAAGACGTGCGTCATCCACAACGACTGGCGCTTCGACAACGTGGTGCTCAAGTCGGAGGACCCCACGCAGGTCATCGGGGTGCTGGACTGGGAGATGGCCACGCTGGGCGACCCGCTGATGGACCTGGGCAACACGCTGGCCTACTGGGTCCAGGCGGATGACGACGCGTTCCTGCGCATGACGCGCCGGCAGCCCACGGACCTCCCCGGCATGCTCACGCGCGAGGAGGTGGTGGCGTACTACCTGGAGCGCACCGGCCTGAAGCCCGCCAACTGGACCTTCTACGAGGTCTACGGCGTGTTCCGGCTCGCGGTCATCGCGCAGCAGATCTACTACCGCTACCACCACAAGCAGACGCGCAACCCGGCGTTCAAGAACTACTGGCTCATCGTCAACTACCTGGCCTACCGCTGCCGCCAGCTCATCAAGAAGGCGGGGGGCTGA
- a CDS encoding LamB/YcsF family protein produces the protein MTRCLLNIDLGELPGEDEQLYVLAHLANIACGGHAGDAASMRRALELCERHGTLAGAHPSYADREGFGRKALDVAPEVLRAQVAEQCGQLAALARERGVPVRHAKPHGALYHAANKSPALARAVVDGVVEALGTDVTVVGPGAGALKDAAVAAGLGYAREGFADRGTLPDGSLIPRGQPGAVLTDVGQARQNTVRLATGGTVDTLCVHGDTPGAVTLAREVRAMLDALEHPPEPLGDSALRLVLPEAVDRGLAREALCALPGVRDAVITEAHACVYFDPATPPESPALVLTRLRVAPVAPVEHPLIRIRVRYDGEDLPKVAEHAGLTVEEVVRRHTAREYTVRCVGFLPGFAYLGDVDPSIACPRLPVPRTRVPALAVGIAGGRTGVYPFASPGGWNLVGTALDFTAFDPQRGAVLHLGDRVRFERVDA, from the coding sequence ATGACGCGGTGCCTGCTCAACATCGACCTGGGGGAGCTGCCCGGGGAGGACGAACAGCTCTACGTGCTGGCACACCTGGCGAACATCGCCTGCGGAGGACACGCGGGGGATGCGGCGTCCATGCGCCGGGCGCTGGAGCTGTGTGAGCGGCACGGCACGCTGGCCGGAGCGCACCCGTCGTACGCGGACCGCGAGGGCTTCGGGCGCAAGGCCCTGGACGTGGCGCCGGAGGTGCTGCGCGCGCAGGTGGCCGAGCAGTGCGGGCAGCTGGCCGCGCTGGCTCGAGAGCGCGGCGTGCCGGTGCGGCACGCGAAGCCCCACGGGGCGCTGTACCACGCGGCCAACAAGTCACCCGCGCTGGCTCGCGCGGTGGTGGACGGCGTGGTGGAGGCATTGGGCACGGACGTCACGGTCGTGGGGCCCGGCGCGGGAGCGCTGAAGGACGCGGCGGTGGCGGCGGGGCTCGGGTATGCGCGTGAGGGCTTCGCGGACCGGGGCACGCTGCCGGACGGTTCGCTGATTCCGCGAGGCCAGCCCGGCGCGGTGCTGACGGACGTGGGGCAGGCGCGGCAGAACACGGTGCGGCTGGCCACGGGCGGCACGGTGGACACGCTCTGCGTGCACGGCGACACGCCGGGCGCGGTGACGCTGGCCCGCGAGGTGCGCGCGATGCTGGACGCGCTGGAGCATCCCCCCGAGCCACTTGGGGACAGCGCGCTGAGGCTGGTGTTGCCGGAGGCCGTGGACCGGGGACTGGCGAGAGAAGCCCTGTGCGCGCTGCCGGGCGTGCGGGACGCGGTCATCACCGAAGCCCACGCCTGCGTGTACTTCGACCCGGCGACACCGCCCGAGTCCCCGGCGCTCGTGCTGACGCGGCTGCGAGTGGCGCCCGTCGCGCCGGTGGAGCACCCGCTCATCCGCATCCGCGTGCGCTACGACGGCGAGGACCTGCCAAAGGTGGCCGAGCACGCGGGCCTCACGGTGGAGGAAGTGGTGCGGCGCCACACGGCCCGCGAGTACACGGTGCGCTGCGTGGGGTTCCTGCCGGGCTTCGCGTACCTGGGGGACGTGGATCCCAGCATCGCGTGTCCCCGGCTGCCGGTGCCGCGCACGCGGGTACCAGCGTTAGCGGTGGGCATCGCTGGAGGGCGCACGGGCGTGTACCCGTTCGCGTCGCCAGGAGGCTGGAACCTCGTGGGCACCGCGCTGGACTTCACCGCGTTCGACCCCCAGCGCGGCGCGGTCCTGCACCTGGGCGACCGCGTGCGCTTCGAACGGGTGGACGCATGA
- a CDS encoding LysR family transcriptional regulator: protein MKPVQDSAARPALDLNLFRVFDVVLRERNLARAADVLFLSPSAVSHALARLREQLGEPLFVREGRGVAPTALAERLAPGIQDALALLQQAVHRTRHFEPARDVLHVALAMHDVLEPSLLPAWVERLRVRAPEARVSSVRLERTRLERDLASGRLDLAIDVAQPTGPDLRHTVLLRDELCVVAARKRSLTGAAYLSARHVAVSSRRTGLPFEDLVLGRLGHQRDVAVRCQHYEAACRIVAGSDLLLTMPRRHAEALDVGLGNHLLPVPLALPPVDLHLYWHRQVDEDPKGRWLREELLALTGEVMHPVLKRRPGGSATSRTRRLPRAR, encoded by the coding sequence ATGAAGCCTGTTCAGGATTCCGCTGCTCGCCCGGCGCTCGACCTCAACCTCTTCCGGGTGTTCGACGTCGTGCTCCGCGAGCGCAACCTGGCCCGGGCCGCGGACGTGCTGTTCCTGAGTCCTTCCGCCGTGAGCCACGCGCTGGCGCGCCTGCGTGAGCAGCTGGGCGAGCCGCTCTTCGTCCGGGAGGGCAGGGGCGTGGCACCCACGGCGCTGGCCGAGCGGCTGGCCCCCGGCATCCAGGATGCGCTCGCGCTGCTCCAGCAGGCCGTGCACCGGACCCGGCACTTCGAGCCCGCGCGCGACGTGCTCCACGTCGCTCTGGCGATGCATGACGTGCTGGAGCCGTCGCTGTTGCCCGCGTGGGTGGAGCGGCTGCGTGTCCGTGCGCCGGAGGCGCGCGTGAGCAGCGTCCGGTTGGAGCGCACGCGGCTGGAGCGGGACCTGGCGTCGGGGCGGTTGGACCTGGCCATCGACGTCGCGCAGCCCACGGGGCCGGACCTGCGGCACACGGTGCTCCTGCGCGACGAGCTGTGCGTGGTGGCGGCGCGGAAGCGCTCACTGACCGGGGCGGCGTACCTGTCCGCGCGGCACGTCGCGGTGTCGTCGCGGCGCACGGGCCTGCCGTTCGAGGACCTGGTGCTGGGCCGGCTGGGGCATCAGCGCGACGTGGCCGTGCGGTGCCAGCACTACGAGGCCGCGTGCCGCATCGTCGCGGGTTCGGACCTGCTGCTCACGATGCCCCGGCGGCACGCGGAGGCGCTCGACGTGGGGCTCGGCAATCACCTGCTGCCCGTGCCGCTGGCGCTGCCGCCCGTGGACCTGCACCTGTACTGGCACCGTCAGGTGGATGAGGACCCGAAGGGCCGCTGGCTTCGCGAGGAACTGCTCGCGTTGACCGGCGAGGTGATGCACCCCGTTCTGAAGCGCAGGCCCGGCGGCTCAGCGACGTCGCGGACCCGGCGTCTTCCGCGTGCGCGGTGA